In Macaca nemestrina isolate mMacNem1 chromosome 10, mMacNem.hap1, whole genome shotgun sequence, the genomic window GTAGTTTGCTTTGTTGTCAGTTGAACTGCTCTTGCTAAGTTAACTAAGTAGTTCCTTGGTCCTCAATCCAGCTAGTAAGTGACTTATCATTAATATCATGAAGTACTGATTACCTTCCTTGTAACACTCCTTGCTCTTAGTTGCTTTGAAATCCTAGTCTCTTggttttcctcttccttctgatgacttcttaatttttcctttggtttcttTATCCTCTGGTGTTCCTAAGGACCCTTGGAGCGCCTACCTCTTATAAAATCAAATATGTGTTTATGTTCTCCAAACCTCCACATGTGGTCCAAATTTCTTTTCTGAGCTGCAGTCACGAATATCAAAGTGCCTACTTCAACTTTCCACTTGGAATGAGTTTACAGATACTCCAAAATGTTCAAAACAGAACTcatcttccaacttttcttctttctcctactTTTTGGATTCTAAACCTATTCTTCCTCCAGTGATTCCCTCAGGTCACAGTACTACATGCATTCAGGAGTGAAAGGAGAGCCTAAATGTCATCACAgactcctcctcctttttctagCCTCCAAATCCATCACACAGACTATTGATTCTTTCTCCTAAATATTTCTCATAGTCATACATTTCTTTCCATCTCTAGACACTAATTTGGCCAAAGCCATCATTCTTCTTATGATATTGctacatttcttcattttcattcagccTTTCTCTGTCTCATAaactccctcctttctctttctttgtccctctcttcctttcctctttctcattctctttcttccctctctctcttctttctttccttcctttcttgtttactctttttctcctcctttcttactataattttaaatatctgccctaaatgaaaatattttcgtTCATAGGAAATAACTTACCAGTAGTTCTTTATACAACATCATTCTTAAAATATAcacttttaaatgttaattaataGAATTTAATTGAGGAGTATGACAGCAACATTAAAAAggtctaagttttaaaaatgatttcattcattttttgggTTAATTTGGCAAATTCTATTACTAATTTCTAGTAATAGAATATCTGTTTGCTGATCATAAACCAAGACACATAATCTGTAACTGTGAGTTCAATTATGATGCATTGGTGGTTTTGTCAAAATAATTGTTCCTAGAATGTAGAACAAATACTTTTGTTTACTCTTTCCTTATTTCATCTACAACAATTTTCTACCTGTCTATTAAGGCTAAATTGGTAGCAATATAtctctggccaaaaaaaaaaaaaaaaaaaaaaaaaaaaaaaaaaaaaatagaacatatatAAGACCAAggtaaaaagcaaaactatgtaTAATTTTGAACAAGTTACTCTAAGATACCTGAGGAACATTTAGACTGAAATATCAGTAGGActttaatttcaaaaaagaagTTTAGGTTTTAGTGTCTTTTGGATATTATTCTATCAGTTCAAAATATGACTTGAGTTTCCTCATGAAATTCTAAGTATTTTTCAGATCCAAGGCAAATGTCACCTCCCTTTTCCCCCCGACAGTAGTGTTTGTAGTTCCCTTTTCTGATTTAATAGTACATTTGATTCTTGATTCTgtctaattgcttttttttttctgttttcactatTTTATAGACTTCTTAATGCTTTTTTTGTGGTAAATATGTTGCATTTGCATAAGGTCAGAAGCAAAGCAGTCacttataaaatatattccttGCATAATAACAACATTATTAGATTATATCTACAGCTTCCtctgaaaaacaataaagatattTGGATCCAAGTGGTGTAGTATTTCAGGTGAGCAGAAATGTACAAATCAGAGAAGGTGGGCGGGATCTAGCCTATATTTGCATGTTAATATACTTGACCTTATCCTTTCAGTCATTACCACAAGTGGAATGTTTCAGCCCATGCCAGTGATAAATGGACACAGAAACTGTTGGGTTTAGAATTCAGTAACtctttcaaagaaatgaaaacactttcGTGAAGGTATGTGAGACTGCATTCCTTGGTAGATCTTTTGGGATTAAGATCAGAATTATAGTAAAAACAGGCAAAGACTTCCTTAAGTATATGAGACTGTATCCAACAGCAGAAGGTTCTGATCAAGACTGGAAGTGCAATAAAAGCAATGAAGATAAGTATCAGAAAAGAATGCTCTTCTGCAATAGTTTGATTGTAAATTTATTAATGACGCAAAGTATTAAAAACTTGGATTTTTTTGGTCTCTGGAAATGGCCACCGAAATGGACAAAATCTTTCTGACTCTGGCAATAGTGGAATTCATCATCGGCATGCTGGGGAATGTGTTCATTGGACTGGTAAACTGCTCTGAAGGGATCAAGAACCAAAAGGTCTTCTCAGTTGACTTCATCCTCACCTGCTTGGCTATCTCCACAATTGGTCACCTGTTGGTGATACTGTTTGATTCATGTGTAGTGGGACTTGCTCCACATTTATATGCCACATATAGAGTAGGAAGACCTGTTACTATGCTTTGGCACATGACTAATCACTTGACCACCTGGCTTGCCACCTGCCTgagcattttctatttctttaagataGCCCACTTCCCCCACTCCCTTTTCCTCTGGCTGAGGTGGAGGATGAACAGAGTGATTGCTATACTCCTTACATTGTCTTTGTTCTTACTGATTTTTGACTGTTTAGTGCTAGAAATGTTTATTGATATCTCACTGAATATAATAGATAAAAGTAATCTGACTTTATACTTAGATGAAAGTAAAACTCCCTATGATAAACTCTCTCTGTTAAAAATTCTTCTTAGCTTGAACAGTTTTATCCCCTTTTCTCTGTGCCTGACCTCattgctttttttatttctgtccttGGTGAGACATACTAGAAATTTGAAGCTTAGTTCCTTGGGCTCTAGAGACTCCAGCACAGAGGCCCACAGGAGGGCCATGAAAATGGTGACGTCTTTACTTTTCCTCTTCATAGTTCACTTTTTTTCCTTACAAGTGGCAAATTGGACATTTTGCATATTGGGGAACAACAAGTACACACAGTTTGTCATGTTAGCCTTACATGCCTTTCCCTCGTGCCACTCATTTATTCTCATTCTGGGAAACAGCAAGCTGCGACAGACAGCTGTGAGGCTACTGTGGCATCTTAGGAACTATACAAAAAGACCAAACCCTTTACCTTTGTAGACAGACTTTCCAGAAGCTTTTCTAAGAGAATAACTCAATGAGGAGCATTTGGGGATCACTTccactgtgtttttgttttgtgttttgttttgttttgtttttcctactgggTTTCTCTAAGAATTTTGGAACATAAATGAAATCCCACCAGGCTGCTTTTGATGGTAATTCACACATTGCTAGTCGATaccattttaaaagtaatcatTTTTGTTTGGAGCATTGGCAAGCAATATTTTAGCCTCacatattatttcaaaaaatctaaattatttaattttatatgcaaATGATAGGTAATTGCAACTTGTGGAGAAAAAAGTGTGTGATTCTTTAGAAAGCAAGATAGATTATAAACTTGAATGGGTAAAAGATATACAATGTGGGtagaaaatctatttaaaaactaaagtcaCAGTAGGAAAAATACAGACTCATAGCTTCAAagccaagcttttttttttttttttttttttttgagacggaatcttgctctgtcgcccaggctggagtgcagtggtgcgatcttgtctcactgccacctctacctcctgggttcaagcaattctgtctcagcctcccgagtctgggactacaggcacacatcaccacacgcagctaatttttgtatttttagtagagatgggttttcaccatattggtcaggctcgtctcgaactcctgacctcaggtgatccacctctctcagcctccctaagtgctgggattacagacataagccactgtgcctggccccaagcatttttttaaaatgaaaaaaagtggtatatttttgttattagaaGTCTTATTGATAACAAGGAAATACGATGATTATATGAGAAAAGGATGATTTGtagtatgaaaataaattatctttaaatggAAACTGGAAACACATGATTTAATGCTGATGTCCATTTAAAGCcccaaataataaacattttgatGTTCCTAGGCACTTGCTAATGTTGCTAAATTCTAAGACATGCAATAAGCATTTTCAGAGAGGCAGAAATCAGTTTCTACCATGTTATGTAACAGAACTAAAATTATAgagttttatctctttttttttttttttttttttttgagacggagtctcgctctgccgcccaggctggagtgcagtggccggatctcagctcactgcaagctccgcctcccgggttcacgccattctcctgcctcagcctcccgagtagttgggactacaggcgcccaccacctcacccggctagtttttttgtatttttttagtagagacggggtttcaccgtgttagccaggatggtctcgatctcctgacctcgtgatccccccgtctcggcctcccaaagtgctgggattacaggcttgagccacagcgcctggccagaGTTTTATCTCTTAATTCACAATTATACTCACATTGCTACTATAAAAAGATCATAAATACATTTAGAGGATGATTGTGTTTGTGTTCGTTTATGTGACATGCATTTTGTTGCAATCTGATCACTGGATTTCTTAGaggaaaaaatagtaacaatgttagccaggaaggcACAGAAAGCAAAGTGACGTTGTTTACAGAATGTTGCAGGTTTATTGTAAATTTTAGACAAGCATATGTATACATAGTCCTGCCTTGACTATGATAATCTAAGATTAGATAAGGTAACTATAGGTTGTATATAAGGTTAGGGGTGGGaaattttactaaaaatttttGAATATGATGGCATAGATTAAAACATTGTACAGAAGCTgtataatgaaattttttttaccAACGAAGGATACCTTTTAGAATTTACTTTCgatatattctttatattgtGCTAGagtacagaaacaaaaatatgctATTAAATACTGATAAATGCATGCTTGTAAATTAATCTTGATGAAGCTATAGGTGAGGGCACCACTGCACAGCTGTGCTCTGGAGCCAGAAATGATGTTAGAATTATTAATACTTCCCCCTCCCCATATGCATCAACTGAAATTGTAAGTACATCTGAGCTATGTGGTATCATGTATAAATAACAGTGATGATGAtagttttaataataatatagaatctattttcttagtaatttgccttttacaaaataaaatgtacatatattattttaatcactaatttagtattttatcaaagattataattaaaattttcttgCCTTGATAAAAGGTAATGTGCAAATCAAGTTGCATATATTTTAGACTTAgatattgaatttattttaaatattttttaatataaatgactTAACTTTGTACTATTTACAAGATAAcccaaaacagtattttttatatttttgtgtcagTAAACTTTTCTTTGGTAAGCAATTGATCCAATTCATGGGCAACCTTATTGGTAAATTAATACATGTCTAACTAAGAGTAACACATGTTTAACACTTAGTAGGCAGCAACCCCAGGGAGATGGGACTACAAGGAACAGGGACCTATTCTTCACAATAGAAGCAAAACGAAAGTAAAACTAGTAAAAGCAGCCCAGGACATATTCTGGTTATTGCAATTGATATATTGTAATCTgtatttggggtgtgtgtgtgtgtgtgtgtgtgtgtgtgttttgagatggagtcttgctctgtcatccaggctgcagtacagtggggtgatcttCGCTCATGTCATATTAGTAAatattaaacctcttctcttctcttctttttgagatgtagttttgctcttgttgcccaggctggagtgcaatggcacaattttggctcactgcaacctctgcttccctggttcaagcgattctcctgcctcagcctcccgaatagctgggattaccggtgtacaccaccacgcctggctaatttttgtatttttagtagagatggggttttaccatgttagccaggctggtctcgaactcctgacctcaggtgatccacctgcctcggccccccaaagtgttgggattacatgagccaccatgcctggccagtaatCTGCAAATTTGAATGGCAAATGAGAGCAAGCTCTGCACCTCCACTTTCTCCCAAAAAAGGCCTTTGTGGGAATTTAGCAGTCACCAAGCCACAATCCAAGAGCCATGCCCAACACATGCACTGCCACATGCACCATGGAGAAGAAAGACTGATGTGATTATGACCTACCCTGGGACGCAGCTGTTGGGGAAAGAGGGAGATTATCACTCATTTTTATAGACTCCCACTAACCTCACTTGTCAAATAAATGCTCATTTCAACATTCTGGGTGTAATCATTGTGGTTATTTCAATGCACACAGTCGGGTAATTTATAGGAGAGGAACAAATAACCTGTTTCAACTGCTGAAATTGGCTTGTCTCCAACCCATAGCTCTAGTTCTGAAGGCAAATAAGAGACAAATCAAGTATAACAAGGCATGTTTTCTTAAATCGTACTGTATGTATACATCAGGTAGAAACCCACACCTATACTGATTTCCAAGAAAGAGGAGCACCAGTTTCCTCACTCTCTCAGGTGGTTTATCTGTTATGTCTTAGTAGGTGGCTTTTTCTAGCAAAATCTTGATTAGACGCATCTTCTTTGAGCCAGGGTCATGCTTTAAggggtgttttcttttttaaaaaaaactttcattttagtttcaggggcgcatgtgcaggtttgttatacaggtaaacccatgtcatgagggtttgttgtacagattatttcatcacccaggtactaagcctattacccaatagttattttagGGGGTGTTTGTATATTCGCacagttgtttttctttcattctagaCACCAGATGGTATTTTGTCTAGAGTAGGACATAGATTACTCTAATTATGTAGATTGAAAAAATTGTGATTATTAACTTGGACTTTGAATACAACTCACAGTATATGGGACTTGTGGTTTTTATACTTGTTattgcatcttttatttttagtttcttcagTGTAACTACAAACTCAAATGTTCTTTAATTGCTATCTCCTGACTGACTTGTTTTCTGTGTTTGTCACAGTTAAGCCATGCCTGTCAATGGAGTCTTCTTCTCAATTAGCCTTTATATGACTTACAAAGCATTTCTGAAAACATCAGTGACGTTTTCAGATAGGGCTATCTTGCTTCTTGTGTCACAAAATCTAGTTCTCTAGCCATCTTCAACTCCCTGGGCTAGAAGTAGTTCCTTTTCATGAAGAAAAGTACCAAGCCTCCCCCATCTTGGGTGGCAGACCAGCATGTTCCTTTTGATTCTGTATGATTTCTTGATTGAACTAGAAAGATTACAGAACAGTGCTGGGTTTTTCAGGATTAGAATAGAAATGATTCATAAGTTCATATATGAATGTaacattttctctaattttaagGAGGTACTTTCTTTTCTTGCTCTGATACTTGTTTCACAGTCAAGCCTTactcattttctccttttgtgtGCTGCTAGTGGGACTGCCAACTAAGTTAGCactaattcatttaacaaatagttATGGAAGACCTACTATTATCCAGGCCCTTTATGTTCTGTGAATTGGAAATATAccaatcaacaacaacaaaaaagtcactTATGTGGTTATTAAGAGAGTTGCTGGCCAATTTGCCAGTCAGCATCAATACTGGCTGAATAGAAACACATTGTCAGAGAACAAGGCAGGCAAAATCCTGTCCTGTCCTCAGAGAATCATAGATTTGCAGCTTTTGCGTAGAAAGATTTTTGCCTGGGTTTGGGAGTCACTGTAAGACATACATCAAGAGCCTCTCAGTGAGTGCCAGCAATGTATTCCAGACCAATTAAGTAATAAAAATCCCTGGGGGTGGCCCACAGGCATCAATGTTTTTTTACAGCTCCCACATTAACTGCAATGTGCAGTAAAGGTTGAAAACCATTGTATTAGAgttcaaaataatacaaataaattatgtaatatattttactgTGGATATATTTTTATGAGACAAAGGATTTTACCAAAGGAAGAATTAATGAAAAGAATTTCCCTCCTActctctgtcttattttttttgctattttccatcttttttactATGTTTTTCAATTCAGTTGATAAGAGCTTATTCGGAATCAAATAGCCAGGAAGGCATTGGAAACCAAGCTCAAAAGTTCAGTAAAACAGCTCAGATAGAGGAATAATTTTGGTTTGTTTGCATACGCTTTTACATAATTGTGTAAAATCATCTCcctttttgtctgtttctttaaGAAATCCTAAAAGCTTCAAGACCCAAGCCAACTGTCATTATCTTCATGAAACTAGAATTAGTTATTGGCCATAGATTTTATAACACCCTCCTCTGTGTTGTAATTACATTTTGATCAAACTTTGATTACATTCAGTAGTAAAAGCACatttaatgttgatttttttcactaCTCTGTGAGCTTTTTGATGCTTCTTTTTATTACACTTAATTCATCTAAAGTAGAATCGGAAATATGATGGAGTTtaatgaaacaaatgaataatGCACATATTATAGAGGTTATTTTtagataattcttttaaaattaaaatattcaaatccAAATGGTATTGACTTTCAGTTGAGGAGGAAATTACAAATCAGTGTAAAGAAATCTGTTGGGTATTTGCATACCTGACTTCACCCTTCTAGATGTCCTCACAAATTGGAAACTGCTGACAGTACCAATGATAAGTTGGCCCATTTACTATATTTACTGTTTAACTTGTAAGTCAGTAGctgattaaaaataatgttaaagttttttttttttaattaagatatgtGAGACTGGATCTTCTTGCACATATTTCAGGCCTACTAGTGAGATGAATattaaaaaaaccagaaagatatTTTGTGAAGATAAGTGAGATGGCATCAAACAGAAGATCATTCTGAGTTACTGTAAACATTTTAGATATAAATCTGAAAATCATCAAGTTGGATATTACTCTGCAACATTTTGACAGCAAAAGTATCAGTGAAACATAGTATTAGCTTTCTGGATTTGCTTCTACAGAAATGCCACCTGGAATTGGAAATACCTTTCTGATAGTAATGATGGGAGAATTCATAATCTGAATGTTAGGGAATGGGTTCATTGTACTAGTTAACTGCATTAACTGGTGAGGAGTCAAATGATCTTATCAGCCGACTGCATCCTCACCAGCCTTGCTATCTCCAGAATCAGTCAACTTTGGATAATACTACTTGATTCATTTTTAATAGCATTATGGCCACATCTATATGCCTTCAACAAACTAGTAAAATTTATTGGTATTTTGGGGGCACTGACCAATCACTTAGTTACCTGGCTTGCTGCCTGTCTTAGTGTTTTCTACTTCTTTAAAATAGTCAATTTTTGCCACCCCTGCTTCATCTGGCTGAGATGGAGAATTAGCAGAGTGCTACTTGTACTCCCACTGGGGTCTTTGTTCCTACTGGTTTTCAACCTTGCATTAACAGGTGGACTTAGTGACTTGTGGATTAACAGCTACACAACTTATGAAAGAAACTCAAGTTGGTCTTTAGATGTAAGGAAAATTCTATAT contains:
- the LOC105465900 gene encoding taste receptor type 2 member 42 — encoded protein: MATEMDKIFLTLAIVEFIIGMLGNVFIGLVNCSEGIKNQKVFSVDFILTCLAISTIGHLLVILFDSCVVGLAPHLYATYRVGRPVTMLWHMTNHLTTWLATCLSIFYFFKIAHFPHSLFLWLRWRMNRVIAILLTLSLFLLIFDCLVLEMFIDISLNIIDKSNLTLYLDESKTPYDKLSLLKILLSLNSFIPFSLCLTSLLFLFLSLVRHTRNLKLSSLGSRDSSTEAHRRAMKMVTSLLFLFIVHFFSLQVANWTFCILGNNKYTQFVMLALHAFPSCHSFILILGNSKLRQTAVRLLWHLRNYTKRPNPLPL